tatttgtttatatgttttaagaATCGAAACGATCTTTGTTTTCAGGATTGAGACGGAAGTAttctacaaaaaatttcaaagttctcACTTTATTCGCGTGGTGAAATGAAACCACATCCCCTAGCGTCCATAAggtttacatgtatatagtttgagCAATATTTGCGATAGTCACCCAAACCAATGGTATGGAAGATGtctttttaagattttaaaagcattgtcattttgtgtgtgtgttcgggttcaacgtctttttcaacaatatttcagtcatatatacgacggtgtctacttgtagccgtgagtacaatgcccaactttatagtgctgcctcactggaatatcacgccgtagacacgggacatgataccccacccagtcacgttatactgacaccgggctgaccagtcctagtactatcctcttaatgctgagcgccgagcgaggaagctaccagtaccattttacgtctttggtatgacgcggacagggatcgaacccacgacctcccataCTCGAatcggacgctctaccactaggctaccgaggcggtgattGTCATTTTACTGTCGGCCATTGACAAATTGAAATAATTCGAGCAATCTCGATAAAGGATTACCAAaagattaagtttgaaacaatTTCGAAATCGGGCATCCGGATGCATATCACATCAAACGCATGAGCACGCTTTAAAGAACATGAAAATCCTTGAGTATAGTTAAGTGCAGGGAGGTTTAAGGGTTTGTGTATTTTATTCCTTGGTTTGGTGGAGGTGAAAAAGCACAGCAAAAACTAAGTATGTCTCCACAGGAGGACAATAATATCCATATTGCCTGTCACTGTATGGTATATAGTACAAGACTAAGTGAACTTTTATATACTTGCGTTGGTGGTGTGAGTCAGCAGGGGATTGGTGTGAATAATATAAAACATCACCAAGAAACAAacgataaaagaaactgaaaacgtaaaCGTATATGATAGAATGGGAAGAGAAAATTCTAAATAAACCACTGGTaaacaaattcacatgctgaacgACATTCCTCTGTTGTTATAAAGGCGACACAAATTTTAGACcctttatcatatgtttgaccAAGTCacgggtcataactctggtctgactgagcgAACTCCATTACAAGACCCCAGGTGTACAATGTTACATGCTAAAAAAGCAATTCTTTTGTTTGATGACTCTATCATAAACACTTTTTGAGACATGttcggacagacgaacggacagatGTACGGACAGTGGTAAATTTAAGTACACATTCCTCCATAATTAACGACAAAAGTCCAACATTTTACGGTGTACAAACAGCAAAATTTCATTCCGAGTCCTGTATATGAACACACTTAAAGTTTTTCACAAAATCAAGCTGGGTTAATTTGAGTTTTAACTTTCACACATTTTTTACACCAGTCTCGCACAAAATATAACAGTTCTGTTAGACGTTGAACGGTGGACGAGTTTCGGAAACAATATTTGATCAAACTGAAGGGGCCTTCGCGGCTGAGTGGTTACGTACGGTCGTTGGCTTCGATTCACTTGCCCCGCTCTGATGAGGTTTCAAAACGTCACTTGTAATGTAGAATTgtttatgtgaggaagctataCAGCTAGGGAATGGAAGGTCAGTGATTTTACGAAGGTGTTCTCGCCCTCGACTGAAACAATGCACGGATGAGCACCTGGGTCTTCCCTTACTATAAAAAATTCGACAAGTCAGCATATGAAACCAACAAAAGTACAAttacaactttatataaaaactttaGAAACGAATTTTCCGTACTTAACGAGGGTTGAAACGTGCGCACGTTTTAAAAAGTAGACCCATGTTGATATTTTACGCGGGGAAGAAAAACCTACAGGTCGAAACTGGCAGAAATGAGCAACCACAGtaacaacattaaataaaaatattgatcTATTTACCCTAAAAGGTTTTGTATTTAATCAAATACTGATCTGTGTTCTTTGTTTGTACCTTATTTCATTGCTTTATCACTTTATTACCCCTAAATAGAACTTGAAACATACCATTACCAAAGGAAAATAGTAACCAACCACGcaaagaaattagaaaaaaaagattatttctaaaaaaaaaaatagaacatttaAGTATTCATCATACTTTTATAATAACATACTGAATTTTGATTCGGCATTGAggccagtcaaaaatgtttaattttgacagctttaaatgaaacaaatatttaactTTATGTCCTTGGCAAAATTAGCCAATTTGTCAATGTATGGCAGAAGATGATAACTATACTATCCAAACACTAACGGTTTGTTATTGTATTGTTAATTATCAAACAAGAATCATATGTTTCCATATCTGTCTTGACCATTTTAGTTTTAATTTGAGGgtattatacatatatagtaGATGGTAAATACTTTTGTACTGTATTACTTTTGTAAGAATAGTTCATTCTAAACAGTTACTTTTTGTCTGTGGTGTTATCGCTCTTAGAAAGCAGTCAGagtcacaggtggcagtaacgtacctaggatacagtatgggtccatgagccatatgcacttaaatttactacaattataatgttttcttaggaaaaaaatgacaaaaagccgtttggaaaaaaaatttgcatctgtgacaatgagccatgagaaaggtaggtaagaacagtttgacatgtgcgttgcttccaggtccgtatatttttttcaaaacaatatttccttatcagtGATTGGCCGTCGTTTGGGTAAAggaataatctttcagaaaaaccttacttcaaagcccagttccaaaccgtttacgcatcacgagcgagcaacggcgtacgacacggtagtgttttctctatccgaataaatcccacacatttttcgcaccgaagtctccccacTAAAACTAAATCAAGTACACCATGCCAGTTAAAAATAGCGCTGCAAGCAGTCAGAatatgctaaatgtaaactaacaagactaaaaataaggtccaattctacttagttacttaccagttgctatttattttgaatttggtaaataatcttcgtgagccatcgctgcttgtttatattcgggtacacttcggattttatcgctacgtttgaaatacgtaaacagTCTCcaccaatgaaaacgttctttacaaccaccgtcttgtcatcggtaatcatggcaggcgaaggtaatttgcgaaagcgaaaaagttaaatagcgattttgtaagtaacaaagtaggattgaacctgATTTTCGGACTTGTTAGTTTGCGTTTAGCTTGTTCTGAACGGTAACAATGTTATTTTAACTGGCACGGTGTGCGTAATGTGTTTTAGGGgagagacttcggtgcgaaaaatgtgtgggatttattcggacaGAGAAAACAGTACCGTTTcctacgccgttgctcgctcgcgattcgtaaacggtttggaactgggcttcgaagtaaggtttttctgaaaatTCTTTTGCCCGAAAGACGgtcaatcattgataaggaaatattgttttgaaaaaacatatacggacctggaagcaatgcacatgtcaaactgttcttacctacctttctcatggctcattgtcacaggtgcaattttttttcaaaatggttttttgtcattttttttcctaggaaaacattataattgtaataaatttaagtgcatatggctcatggacccatactgtatcctaggtacgttactgccacctgtggtcaGAGTATGCAATTTATTACGGTAGTATATTCGTGAGTTAACGtagcttttatttcaatatccatgtacatgtacaaatacacaaaaagtcacataaataaataaatctataaaatgAACAAACTTTCACATAAAgcttatgtaaaatttatttgcttAGTATATATACGATCAGAATGAGTTCATGATATCATTTGATATGTCTATTCAGTCATAACTGCATCCAAGTTACATGGCTATTAAGATTCATTGAACTTAATTTTGTTCGCAATGTACATATTTGATGATACCTCTGTCATAGTATATACACTTTTAATTTGTATTATAGGTTATATTAATGGTAAGAGTACGATTCTTCACAAGAAcccttttaatatttgaaaattacacttTTCGGCAATACTGttcaatatttctgaaatagTCACATTGAGTTGGCATTTGAGGGTGGGGGCTGGCGGCTTGAATCTATCAAGAGCGGATTTCTTTTGAAGAATGGAACATAACATGCACATACTTATTACTCTTTATTAGGTTAAAATGATATTACCTGATAGCTCTCGTATAAACGCAAAATTCCATTATCTCAGGATGTTTTCCAGATAATGTACAATACTAGAGATTTTACCCACAGGGTTTGTTCATATAATGTCATATCTTTGCAACGGTCAGTCTTATTGACAAATGTTGTATTATGTCGTGACTGTTACCCTAAATATGGTAATACAAACAACCGAGCATGATCAGATATAATGTTTCTGATTTGGTTGGTTAAAATGAACGACCGAGTACGACCAGAGTAATTACCCTTGACATGGTTAGTTAAACGATTTTTTTGGCCGATATTTTTGCCAAATCATATAAAATTCAGTGATTATGTTTGTATAAACTGAAGGATAATTATCAGTAAATTGAGACAGAATCTACTTCTTTGTACAAGAGTTTCTGCAATTTGATTTATATTATGTActgtacacttattgaatggcttgccgtttatttgttaaaataatttggcTTATAGTTTTGTTTATTAACCGataagccattcaataaatgtattaTTACACAACATCCGTATGGAATTTTCTATAAGTCAGGCTTTATCATAGCATACCTGTGTTGAATAATATATCGGTCAATAGCAAAAACTATTTGCCGCTGATTTACATATGGAGTGTATAAATGAATTATATACAATGATTGTCATATTTATAGTTGTATTGTAGATCAAAACGAATGAATTTCAAATGCATGTAGCATTTATGACAACCGAGTGTTTCATTTCAAAAACTGATCATGAATATAAACTTCGtaccaaatgtaaaaaaaatggttatgaaatttatataaaagtacgaattgttgttttgtaaaatcaagtATTGCCAAAACACGGTTGTAGTTAACTTAGTGTTCTATACAGTAGACATATTCTATACAGGttaaacatacatatatgtttatttgataatgtctgctacattgtatttaaaaatcACTTTGTTAACATTTGTAAAGGCAATATTAAGCTTTCTTATGGGAACTTTTTCCTATGGGAATCTCGAGGTAATGTTTAAGTCTAAAGTTATGTAACCAGTTCGCAAGGTCGGAAGCCTTCGAATCTGCAGAGGTTGCAGGACAAATTATTAAAAAGTCAATAAAGGAAAACGTCTATATGTGATTACGTCAGAgtgaatatgaataaaaatgtattcaaaactCTAGTGGTCAATAATAATGTTGTCACATCAATACATTCTCAGAATTTAGTAGAAACATATGCACAGGTAACCTTTATCTATATGTAATGCgtcgccaattttaatttgctgcaaaGACGCCTAATACTTCTAAAAAGAGTTCAAACATGAATAAGGTTTCAAACAAAGATCATTGCTACTGTATATCAACCAAACATATCAGTGTCCTGTCGTTATTAATTCACATAGATGCTATTTATTGTACAAAACTGCAGTTCGGAAGGGCATTACTTCTATTTAAACAGAAAAGTTAAAAGCAGGTAAACACGTCAACATTTTCAGAGCGGTTCCTCTAATAATGTACTATACTTCACAGATTTTCCAGCTACAGAATAAAAGTCTCAATTTAGCTTTTATTTGAATTCCGGAAAAGTTCAGTTTGTCCAAATCAGTGCTGTTAGAACATCGATAGAGCTTCTTTATggccatttaatttttttttctgaaaactcaCGAGGATAGATTTCAGTTCAATTCATCTATGATGTTCCTCAGTTTGTCCCAATCAATGTTCACGTGCGGACATCGTTGTATTGTTTCAACCAGTACCTGCAGCGTTGCTTTATCTGTATCTTCAAGAAACCAGTTTCGATACATGATATATATTCTCATGACTGCACTACGTGGATGGTCTTCTAAAATATGATCTATCTGTACTTGCGTCAACCCGAGTTCGAGACCAAGCAATTGCCAGTTTTCTCCAATACACTGCGATAAGCTGCTAAGCAATTTGTCTGTCAGCTGGTTGCCTGGAATAGCAATTATCTTTCTGTTGTCTTGAAACCATTCTCTCTTTGCCTTCTCTACAAGGATATCATGGTTCATCAAGTCGGGACATGGGACTACCTTTTCGACTTCCATATCCTCCACCGCAATTAAGTTTTCACTGCCATCTACACCATGATGTTCATGACTGCATCGAAACCAAATATTGTAAGGTTTTATGTGGGTTTCTTCAGTACTCCGCAACTTCTGAAATTCATTTGATATAACAGCTTCTGAAAATCGCCGGAAACTGTCTGCTTGTTCACCTTGAATATCTGCCGAAGGGCAAAGACCCACAACTGTCATCTCGATGCTGTCACGTTTCATCTCTACTATTCCAGCGTGGCCAATGTTCAGCCGAACTATAGTCATGTCTTTGAAAATTAAAGTTTTCTTGCCAGCTTTCGCTATCGGCCATTTTCCTATTGTCGCTGATACTAAACGATGGTAGATTGTTGCCACTATTGAAGATGTTTGGAACAATAACACATAACGGAGTTTTGTGCATTTCTTTCCAGatagaaattcctttaactcGATTATCGAAGAGTGCTCTCTTAACAGACTTGGAACTACAAACCACCCAAGCCCTGTTGCCCGTTGTGTGTTTTCATCAAATACTGCTGCTTCTGATATAATGTGATGTTTAGCCACTTGTCTTCTGGTTTTCCCCACTGGCGGTCAATTAAATGTTTCTCCAGTCTTCCTTCTGTCAGTAACATATTCCAGAAAGGGCGAATGTCAGGATCATTCGTGCAGAATCTTTCGCTTGTGATGATACACTTGAATGCATCTATAAGATACTGAGGATCAAGCACAACATATTCCGATATCGGTGcttcatcaaaataaacaaatgtgcCTTTTGCATGATGGTAGCGTAAGAACAATTTCACCTGTTCTATATCATTCAATGGAAATTCATTCTCTGAATCAATCGCCAAGACAAACTTAAGAGAAATAAGCTTGAAGTGTTTTCTTTCCAACAGTGACTTTTCTAGCTGAATCCACTTAAGCGGTATTGCAAATGTTTCTGATTGTTCATCTCCAATTCTAATAATCGTTTCACGTAATGAATTCAGTGATGGGTCGTTTGCGACCGTATTATCAACTGCAAAGTCGTTGAAATGAATATGGTAAGACATATTTGTTCCATCGAACATATTTCTAATACCCTCAAAGTAGCTTTGGATATACTTTTCTCTTTCGTATCTCTTTCCCTTCAACTTATCTTTGTGGGTTCCCACTAGGATAACCTTTGGCACAGAGCCGTCTGCTGACCCAACGAACGAATGGATAGAACTCATCCAAAACtggataaaatatttcatgttccTAGCATCCGTCTCTACTGGAAACTGTTCATCAGTGATACATTGATTCAGATCTAAAGTCAAGTCAAAGACCAACAGATAAATTGCCCTTCTGCTATGAAAGATTGTATCAGTTGCATAGAAAATGTATTGCCCTCCAAAATCCCAAATATTAAACACTGTCTGTCTTTCCGGTTCTGAAAATGACTGGTTTGTCCTCAGAGCTTTTACAAACGCCTCTTTTCCCTCGGGAGATAAAACAGGCACTTTATTcgaaatatcattatttttttcgttttctgTTGATGAAACACTTTTTGTTTCTGAAACGTTTTCTTGTGTATCTCGAACTTCGTTATGGCTAGTAGGTGAATCTTCACGTACCTTTGGTTTTTGTCCCTGTGAAGCGTTTGGTTTTGCCACAGACAATGTTTGCTGTTCTTTACTTTCAGTCTCTTCACTTACAGCAACAGAGACCAAGCGTTTAACATATTCTGAATTATCAATGTCGTCTGCTTTGGTGTATCTTAGTTTCCCATCTTTAGTTTTCTCACATCTATAATGTTCCACAACTATTCCATTTGTACTTGTAATGTCTCGGATTTCTTGCCCCAACAACCTTCTCATTAATGTTGTTTTACCTTGTCTGAAGTTACCGACTATGTTTACCCGAATTGATTTATCCTTTTCTTTACCGGCTTGCAAAGCTTTCTCATACAGCAGTAATGCATAAGGGTCTTGCACAATTTCTTCTGGAACCGTTACCTAAATATGAAGgaagattgaaatatatatatgatatcgGTAGGTTTTCTTCACTTTATCAATCAATTTAACAACATTTCGACCTGAAGTCTATATCAAGTCAGGTACACTTGTTTTGCTAACTTTTATTAAGCAATCTGTGTTCAATTTATATGGGATGACAGAAGCAATTATAAAGTCAGATAGAAACTAAAATATAATTGACACAAAATACTTTTGACTTGTAAAGGCATTTTCTTGCCGGAAGAGCATAGGTTTCGAAATAAAGTCAATGGTTTCCTTGTAGTGTCAGTAACTGAACTGAATTGTCAGTACTTTTTAAAAGAGTTGTTGGTTGTCGATCAGTTATTTGAGTATCCGATACAAAATAAATGACACCGGTTTAATGTGCTGTTGTAGAACATTGCCGGACATGTTGAAGTAAGTTATTGTCGAAATGTAACCAGTGGACTGCTGCCTTCTTTTCGACCCCTGTATTCTTTGGACAGTGTATGATTATAAAATCAACTTTGGTAATTAGCGAACCGAAAGCACTTGTATACAAATGAAGATTTGTTACCAAAcgttacatacatgtaattatgacTTTAATAAAGCCGGGTATTTCAGTGAAAATCTATAGTGGGCACATTCTTTTCAAATTTGTATGTCAGGCAACCTTAGTGCAATTTCTTGACAACAGTAACTTAATATATATAAGCCAAGCTCATTCTGAAACAGTAATAGTTCAAACAAGCCTGGAAACTTGTATGAATACTGTGACATCTGACagataagcgtatacgcttataatgattttagtgacatttttatgcgcctatttttgatatgcactTATACTGAAGCCAAAATTATGcgcttatttttgatatgcgcttatagacaagccgtgTGTGCCTATTATTGATATATTAGGAATATTGACAGTGGTttagaaaacaaaagtaaaacagtgtcatggacgtgcgcagtgaactactCCCTTTTATTGCATGTATAGGCCTATAGTGTTTATACATAAAGAaagcataatttgaaaataatgttattcAATTGTTCAACTCTtaagattgtagcattttatccatattgttctcacaaatttacaaaagaatgaaaaACTGTTATTACAACGCAAACAACTATTCTGacattcaaacttttattttcctttactgaaaattttctattcaaaaagcatgattatcgtaaACAATAATCGTTATATCAGACAACAGGACGTTAAAATCTTTTCACATccatcggctattcaacaggtaagaacCCTTGTCACCTCTGTTTGTGATAAgcaattatcacggtataatatCGTTAATGGCGTCTTTTTGCTGCATATGTTGTTTCattaccagtaatcggatatgcaCCTACTTTCGAGACTAAACtatggtaagggcatgacatgcgcttattatcccatacggaataacggtaaggtcgtatgcgcttacttttgatatgcgcttgtattcgaatatgcgcttatttaccagattctacagtatatGTACTGGTATTTCAGCAACAAAATAGAGATGCTCTTTGAACTCAGTTGCAAAAGGACTCGAGGTAAGGTTGCATCTGTCACCATATTTGTCTCTTTATCAATTGGGGTTTTCCTGAGAATACATATCTTTTAAATACTGTTTACGCAAGTTATTAGTTATTACCTTCTTTCCATCCATTCTTGCTATTATATTTTTGAGTAACGTG
The genomic region above belongs to Mercenaria mercenaria strain notata chromosome 12, MADL_Memer_1, whole genome shotgun sequence and contains:
- the LOC128547330 gene encoding probable serine/threonine-protein kinase pats1; the protein is MDGKKVTVPEEIVQDPYALLLYEKALQAGKEKDKSIRVNIVGNFRQGKTTLMRRLLGQEIRDITSTNGIVVEHYRCEKTKDGKLRYTKADDIDNSEYVKRLVSVAVSEETESKEQQTLSVAKPNASQGQKPKVREDSPTSHNEVRDTQENVSETKSVSSTENEKNNDISNKVPVLSPEGKEAFVKALRTNQSFSEPERQTVFNIWDFGGQYIFYATDTIFHSRRAIYLLVFDLTLDLNQCITDEQFPVETDARNMKYFIQFWMSSIHSFVGSADGSVPKVILVGTHKDKLKGKRYEREKYIQSYFEGIRNMFDGTNMSYHIHFNDFAVDNTVANDPSLNSLRETIIRIGDEQSETFAIPLKWIQLEKSLLERKHFKLISLKFVLAIDSENEFPLNDIEQVKLFLRYHHAKGTFVYFDEAPISEYVVLDPQYLIDAFKCIITSERFCTNDPDIRPFWNMLLTEGRLEKHLIDRQWGKPEDKWLNITLYQKQQYLMKTHNGQQGLGGL